A genome region from Archaeoglobus fulgidus DSM 4304 includes the following:
- a CDS encoding UPF0179 family protein, whose protein sequence is MNEEVNKIITLCGKDWAKIGVEFIFLGGKQECENCKIKKTCLKLKEGAKYKIVGLRDGAVQECPLHDEGVVAVEVVELPIIALVDSKIAVEGAKIHYEQRKCDVYDCSMYSLCHPIELNNGETVIVEKVIGDAPEQCRKGHSVIVAELRRAEE, encoded by the coding sequence ATGAATGAAGAAGTAAACAAAATCATCACTTTATGCGGTAAAGACTGGGCTAAAATTGGCGTTGAGTTCATTTTCCTCGGTGGGAAGCAGGAATGCGAGAACTGCAAGATAAAAAAGACCTGTTTGAAGCTGAAGGAGGGGGCCAAGTACAAGATTGTCGGCTTGAGGGATGGGGCGGTGCAGGAGTGCCCTCTGCATGACGAGGGTGTGGTGGCGGTAGAAGTTGTTGAGCTGCCGATAATAGCCCTTGTTGACTCCAAAATCGCGGTTGAGGGGGCAAAAATTCACTACGAGCAGAGAAAGTGCGACGTGTACGACTGCAGCATGTACTCCCTCTGCCACCCGATTGAACTGAACAACGGGGAGACGGTGATTGTTGAGAAGGTCATCGGCGATGCTCCGGAGCAGTGCAGAAAGGGCCACAGCGTCATCGTTGCAGAGCTCAGAAGGGCTGAGGAGTGA